One Nicotiana tabacum cultivar K326 chromosome 23, ASM71507v2, whole genome shotgun sequence genomic window, CATTAGTGTAATAGATCTTAGAAGCAAAATGTATAGCCCAACTATGAAACAAAATGACATACCACTAGGAAGCAAAAGCTCCATAACTTTGAATCTTCTCATAGATATCTCTAGTAATCGCACACCAATTTCCCTCTCAAACTTGAATCCAAAATAAACTAGGAAAAACCTTCTTAAACAGTTCCTAACATCCTCCTTTTATTCCAATCACCTAATCCTCTAATGACCTAGCTTAGGATAATGAGAGCTTCTCTTTTGCATTCTTCTCTAGTCCATTTTAAGCTAAATTTTAAACTGTCTTCGGACTCAACAAGGGAGATATAAAGCATGAGGCCCGATCTCTCCGTATCTTAATAAGCTGACATCCATAacaaaattaaaattctgaaaacctttttctttcaccCCATGTCTGAAAAATGAAGATGCAGATTAGCCCTTCCCAGAGATTGAAGATGGGCAAGAACCATTGCATCTTCACCTATAGGTTTTGTGAGCTCAGTTAATTGCTAACCTTCACAATAATTTTGCTTTTTCTACTTTTTCGGGTAGCACAAAACTCAAACCTATTGAGTATATGAAAACTAGAATCTTTCCCAATAAAGAGGCGTTACTGCGAAAGGACACACATGATCAGACAATATATGAAAATGGAGCCAAGTCATATTAATTCCTCACATTAAAGAACAAATATATGAAAATGGAGCCAAGTCTTAATCCTGACGTTCACTTCAATACCTGATTGATAAGCTGGTTTTTGAATTTTTCTGGATGCATCTTTCTTTctgaatgaaatgcatatgatACTTGTGCATCCATCCCTGATGACACAGAATTTAATATTAGATGTAGTACCAGATAAACAATAGTGCAAGTAGCATAGTACCTTCAAACTACACTTGGCTTTCAGTTTTTGGCTTGAGAGCCACCTTATTCATGTCAATTGTCAACTACAATACTAGGTTGCTTTCGCATCTAAATAGATGTTGTTATTCACTAAAATCATTGGCCAATGCAGGCTTTCTGGGTCGCATTACCGCTGACTTATTCCAAAAATTCATCAATGATCAATAGCTCCTTTTCAGTTTTATAATACAAAGAACTTCCTTTCTGGTTTCAAAATTTACATTAGAATTAATTGAGAACAAAACCATCCTAAAAGTACAGAGGTTATTCAAGTCATGACACAAGAATTGGTATTTAGAATGCTCACCTACCAATTATAGCTCATAACTCACGAAAATTTAATATTTGGCTAATAAATTGGAGTTCTTATGAAATGAAATACTAAAAAGGAAAGGTTGGTGGGTTTCTTAATTAGCAGGAATGCACCTTGAATTTTGACAGTTAGATAGGAGGTCAATGTAAGAAGGGAAATTTATTTGGCCTTAAAAATAGGTGCAGTGGTGGTACTCACTTTCACATTGGTATAAGTGAGTTAAAATTGATCTGCACTGGTAACATTTACTCAAAAGATTATACATATAAAAGGGGGAAAATTAAAGTTTAAATTGTAGCAAGCTTAAATGTGGAAAAGAATTCATTTCTTCACTAGTTAAGACagttttctgttttctgtttaTCATATATTTATGATTAACCACAAGATAGTATAACACTATTTTGCAAACTGCTTGTCTCAAAAAGGTAGCATAAATAATTCCAACCTCATGTAAGATTCCTATTTGATCTTACCAAATATGgcaggaaaaaaatgaaaattttggatGGCTTTCAAGAATGTATTTCACAATCAGGAGAATATGCCTTACCCATGCTGAAATAATTCCAGAATCCTCCACGAAATGTATGGTATCCTTCCTGTGGGATATTAAATAGTTTGATaatagttaaaagaaaaaaaaagaaaaaaaaaagagaaaaagaggagTTTATCCTCTTCATTTCAACAAAGGTAAGGCTTTGTACCAGACAAGAAATGAAATgagtctcaaaacccacgaattACACATGCATGTGTCACCTAGTTATTTAATCAATTTAGAATTTGAGTAGGAATATCACAGTGGAAATACATACCAAGCCTGAAGCTGCACCTCATCGGTGCAAGTAAATGCATACAAACCCACTTGGAAAATTATTAAGTGTATTGAATGTGGAAGCAGTATACTTATAATAGATTCAGGTTCCTATGTGTTGTAGTCTTTCAATTTGCATTATAATCAGTGGTAAATTTGCGCCTTCTTTTCTAGTGAAGATTATATAGAGTATTTCAATTAAATGATTTACattcaaaaaggaaataggtcAATAATTAGCACACTGCAAGCCATTGTAATATATGAATATCCCAATCCAACCACATCCTCTTTTCCAAATGAAGATGCCTTTACCTTTACtatagaaaaggaaaagagcGAAAACAAAAGAATGGCTTAAGATAATATCACAATTTGATTTATGGAGAAGGAGCTCCATATCATCATAACCAGGTTTTCATACAGTCAAGGGTCACAAAGAACGTGACACCAAAAAGAGAAGTACACTGTGACAGGGACCTTAGCCACACATGATAGATGGAGCTAGACTAGTATGATTCTGTAATTTGTTCATGTTAGAAAACAGAAGTTCCATTATATATAGCTCTTACCACATTAAGATCGTCAGATGAAGACACCCGGTGAAACGCATGCAACGAATGAGGCAATTCAAGTGGTGCAATAGGATCACAAGAACCCTCTTTTGGTGCTCTCATCCTCATTAGAATGTGCCAACTGCTTTAACAGAAAATCTTTCAATATTTGCTGATTGCTCTCAATCAGTGTCATCAATTAAACTATAAATCACATATGTTCTGAATACAGTATAAAATAAGACCAATCATCAAACCTTAATAAGAATATCCAATAGAGCAGTACTAGAACTACCACATAACTACTTTTTGATAGAGCAGAACTTCCATAGAACTTAAAAAGTTGTGAAGTTCTGAAATAGTTTGTCATGGTTGTGCAATATTATAGCTAAAAGATTAATATCCGACATAAATGGTATTTTTAAAACTATGTCTATTAGTTTTCGAACATATAATTGTCCTTAACACGGCCATAAAGCAAAAGAGTTTTGGAAATATCAACAATGAGGGATTGCTAATGTTACTTCTATTTTGTGAATTAAGTTTTCATGTTACCAACTTTCTCACTTTAAACAGAATATCTACAAAATATGGCCCCATTTAATAGTGCACGAAAGAATAAAAAAGGGCGTATATCCTTCTAGTATCACCTTTTTTGTTTACTGCAGAATAAACTACAGACCTACAAATATATGAGCAACTAGACATCACGTACGCCATTCCAAATATCTTTCAAATGTGTGCTAGACTTTCACGATTTCATCAACCGGATTAGCATACTCATCTATCCCAACTTATGACTCATGAACTATTGTCCAATTCCGCTGGAAAAAAATATCTttaagaaagataaaaaggaataGTACAGATAAGACGTAGGGCCTACTCTTTTACTTCTCAATAttacttttttccttttcttttcattctagaaaaaaaaaaagataagaaacaTTTTACTACTCATGATCCCTACATGATCTGCATTTACATTCACTATAAATTACTCTCATCTCAGTAACTATAAACGGGATACTCAAATTTGGTTAGAGCATACAATAACTCCAGTTTGAACCAGCCACCGGCAAGACTCCTGAAAAATTGAATCTCATTTCAAGGGATCAAATTTCGATTTGAACAGCTCACAGAGTCACTTTGATATACATGAACATACTCAAAGAATATTGGACCATTTGAATGGAGTAACCTGTCTATCTTCATTTCTTTTGCATCCattacttgcttcatgaatgAGATAACCGAGTTCTTGTCAGTTCCTGGATTCTTCTTGCCCTGCCAATAACCACAAAATGCATATTACATGGTGTATCATCCTCTATGGATACACATCAATGCAATACAGATGAAATAAACTTGAAACCAAGCAACTAACTTGAGCGAGACCGTCTATGTGCTGGTTTGTCTACAAGAGTTTCATGTGATTAATTGTTAATTTCATGATAGCATAAGCTAAACTAAGAAAGTAATTACACAGTGAGATAGCAGTAAGCATTTTAAAACTTCTCACACAACTCTACTGACAGCAATCATTGACAGAAAAAGATATCCAAAACATATTGAGCTGTTCTAAAGATCCTTACCCAACCAAAAGCAAATGGAAGGTTGTTTCCAGTTCCCAAAGGCACAGTAGCAATTGGTGGTGGCTGAGATAGTTTGAGATCAGATACAACTCCAAGAAGCCAGCCAGCTGTGCCATCTCCACCTGCAACCTAATAAACAATTGTGTCAGTGCTATATACTACAAAGTAATCATCTGGTAAATACTGATCCATCACCATTGCTTAGAAATAAGAAACTACTTAAAAGAAACTCTTTAGAAATAATAAACTACTTAAAAGAGTTGTACTCACAATTATCCTCAGTCTCTCCTCAAGTTTGGTGGCAAATTCATCACCATTGTTCTTTAGCTTTTCTAGATTCAAATACAGTCTCCGTAAAACACTATCAGGGGTTTCTTCTCCCAAATCAAAAACCTGAAAAGTTAGATGCAACTATATGAGAGATCTGCTTAAAACCATGAAATGAGAACTGAAAGAACAGAAAAGACAAAATGATATGAGAGAGCCATACTACTTATATATCAGGCTTAAAAAGAAACAGAGAAGTGGTGTTTCTAAATTCTACACCCCATTAAAATATGGTGGTACTGTTCACAACCTGACCAAAAGTTCTATGACTTTTCAATTGAGAATTGGTAAAAGATGACTCAAAACAGAATTTATTTCAATTTCTCTCACACACTTTACATTCAACAAGCTTTGGTATGTGAATCAAGGCAACCGGCTTCAATACCTGATATTTGTTAAGAAGTGATCGATATGTATGAAGAAGATCTCCACCAAGTTGACCTCCACTTTTAGAGTTGATGAATACTAGCACAGGGCATGTAGGTACATCAGGCAACTGTAAATCTTCACTCTGACTTGCATCCGGTGCAAGTATATAGGTAGGAATATAGAACTCTCTCTCTAGGTTTCCGTTGGAGTTGCTTTCGGGAGAGGCCATAAATAATGTTACCTGCAGACCAAGAGGAGTTGGCGTAACCAAATTTAGGATAAGAAGAAACCACCGCGCCAGTTCATTTACATGAATATGCTACTTGTTATATGTACAGTCAATCAaacaattaatcaattatccctCAATTTCAAATTAGTTAAactcggctatatgaatcctctataTCCATGTTTTCTTCAATGGCGGTGTTCGGGTCACCTTTTGTGCAACTCTACTCATCCACCCGTCAGCCTGCTAAAACTCACAAGAGTAGCTGCCAGGTAAACTTGCATATCAAGGTAGGACTAGGTGGGCTCATACTAAGTATTGTAGGTAGAATTCGAACTTGAGATCTCTAGGTTATTAATCCTACATTTCAATTACTCAGTCATCTGCCATCCCCTTAGGCATATGAATCCTCCATTTCATAGTTTTAACTATTTTACGTGGTAATTAA contains:
- the LOC107818851 gene encoding diacylglycerol kinase 5-like; this encodes MASPESNSNGNLEREFYIPTYILAPDASQSEDLQLPDVPTCPVLVFINSKSGGQLGGDLLHTYRSLLNKYQVFDLGEETPDSVLRRLYLNLEKLKNNGDEFATKLEERLRIIVAGGDGTAGWLLGVVSDLKLSQPPPIATVPLGTGNNLPFAFGWGKKNPGTDKNSVISFMKQVMDAKEMKIDSWHILMRMRAPKEGSCDPIAPLELPHSLHAFHRVSSSDDLNVEGYHTFRGGFWNYFSMGMDAQVSYAFHSERKMHPEKFKNQLINQSTYARLGCTQGWFFASLFHPSSRNIAQLAKVKIMKKQGEWQDLHIPHSIRSIVCLNLPSFSGGLNPWGTPNSNKRRDRDLTPPFVDDGHLEVVGFRDAWHGMVLLAPNGHGTRLAQAHRIRFEFHKGAADHTFMRIDGEPWKQPLPVDDDTVVVEIAHLGQVKMLATHGCRSKSTHDPSNHVNHDGDDGDSGEEDSVVEEQRKFGAADTFKIPDEVDISHLS